TATTATAGAGATATAgcgtaaatttattttttttaaaaaattaggtaTGAAATGGAGGTCATGATTTGAACAATGAGGATGAAACTTAATATAAATGAATCTgtccaaaatgaaaaaaaaaatattaaagagagTATTCTATATATCCTCTTATTTCTTGTTGTAGGTATGAAATGGAGGTCATCTCGAACAATGAGGATGAAATTTATCTCTTTAATGAATATGATCGACGAATTTAGAATATTGAAGGAAGAATTCTCCGCCCTGAAAACCTAAGGGTTCCTCTATAAGATTTGTCTACGAAGGATGAGTCAGGCCTAATACCAGGTCGAATATTTGCTCATATAATCTCACTAAAGATGTTAGTGAATTTATCCAGACAAATTCACAATATTCTATAAATTATTCTTCATATCATATTTTAGGGATCGTTTGATAGttgattaaaattatgtaaaaattaattattaaataaataagagtaaagaaatttttttatagacTTATCTATTTAGTGAACCTGTCATCTGAcatgaattcaaatattataaaaaaaaatactccatATTCTCTTATTTCCTATTGTAAGTATGAAATAAAGCTCGATTTCGAGCAATggaaatcaatattttttctatacACAATTTGTTATTAGTCTCTTTAGTGTACAAAATTTGTTATTAATCTCTTTAGTAAATCTATTTGACGCGAATACAAATTATTGTAGAGAGGAGAGgagagaaaaggaaaagaagagtATTATATTCCTCTATTTAACTTTagtgtattgattattttgtcttatttttaatattaaattattaaatatttctcTAAAAGTCTTGGTAATAAAACATTCAATTTGCTAAAGTCATCATTCTTATTCTATTATGATTTCTAAaggcaacaaaatcaaaattgactTCTTATGATCATTGCAAAACAATAATTctgtttaaaatatgaaataaattataaaaattacacaTTTGAGGAACCAAAAACAGTATTTACTGTGAATTTGTACAATTGCTTCttagcaacaaaaaaaaaaacatatatagttTACTATATTGTATGTTTGATGAGATTATTCCaaaacaaacaagaaaataaCACTTGCAGGATCTTTAAACCACCCCATGGTTTGTCTTTCctgctatacatatatatttatatattaatcatattgactccaaaataaaaacaacaaaatttaataaaactaAGGTTTTTTCTGTCCAGAGAAAAAACTACTTTGATTACAATATTTAGGTTCATTTTAATCAAGAACCTAAGGTGAAAAAAAGACTCTTTTTACTgtaaaaaagagagagaaaaaaacttCTTCATCATCATAATATTCTATTTgggaatttttataatttataagttaaacTCCACATCCCAAGCCTCTTGCTTCTGATCCTTTCATTATTCTCAGCCTCTTACAAGAAGACATAAACATTCTgcaaaaaaatagaattcaaaAACCCCATTAGAATTACACGAAAAATTCGAGTTTTTCTAGCcgatatacataaattatatacatgatATACATGGAATATACATTCAAGATTTGAAGAACTTACTCCCAAGGAACATCACCAACAAGCATCAAATCACCATCTTTGTCTTCATAAGCAGGGGCAAATTCAGAGCCTTTATAGCCTTCTCTTTCTGAGTATTCACCTATGGTGAGTTTGAACATGTTTTCTAAGGCTTTTAGTAGTTCTTGATAACATTTATACATTTTCAGATCAATTTTTCTTAGATAAGGGGCACCATCCATGCTAACTTTGACATACATTCCAGATTCAGATTCTGTTTTCTTTGGTTGGATGATGTTTTTCCTGTTAGATCTCACTGGTGGCCACCCCACAATTTGTGCCCTGAAAACATTAATCAACAACTTATTAGTCCT
The nucleotide sequence above comes from Solanum pennellii chromosome 9, SPENNV200. Encoded proteins:
- the LOC107029221 gene encoding auxin-responsive protein IAA4-like translates to MTSIVGNQKDLNFKATELRLGLPGTEDQESDQEISNSKNNNKRALPESTHDEEDCESKSSSDHVKTPPPVAKAQIVGWPPVRSNRKNIIQPKKTESESGMYVKVSMDGAPYLRKIDLKMYKCYQELLKALENMFKLTIGEYSEREGYKGSEFAPAYEDKDGDLMLVGDVPWEMFMSSCKRLRIMKGSEARGLGCGV